The Magnolia sinica isolate HGM2019 chromosome 9, MsV1, whole genome shotgun sequence genome contains a region encoding:
- the LOC131255047 gene encoding monosaccharide-sensing protein 2-like encodes MIDIMQVFDKCVDGFDHHCMVSLEDLSGLSWVARPVTRQSTLGLVSRHGSMESQNVPLMDPMVTLFGSVHEKLPEMGSMRSTLFSNFGSMFSMAGQPTKNEEWDEESLPREGEDYASDAAGGDSDDNLQSPLLARQTTSMEKDMVPPSQAAHGSVLSMRRHNSLMQGNAGEAVSSTGIGGGWQLAWKWSEREGEDGKKEGGFKRIYLHQEGVPGSRRGSIVSLPGGDVPVEGEFIQAAALVSQPTLYSKELKEQHPVGPAMVHPFETVKGPSWASLLEPGVKHALIVGIGIQILEQVGNRSC; translated from the exons ATGATAGATATAATGCAGGTTTTTGACAAATGTGTTGATGGCTTCGATCATCACTGCATG GTATCT CTAGAGGACCTGTCAGGCCTCTCCTGGGTTGCAAGACCCGTCACTAGACAAAGTACTCTTGGTCTTGTGTCCCGCCATGGAAGTATGGAAAGTCAGAATGTGCCCCTTATGGATCCAATGGTAACCCTCTTTGGTAGCGTCCACGAGAAGCTCCCTGAGATGGGAAGCATGCGAAGCACGCTCTTTTCGAACTTTGGCAGCATGTTCAGCATGGCAGGGCAGCCCACCAAAAATGAAGAGTGGGATGAGGAGAGTCTCCCGAGAGAGGGTGAGGACTATGCATCTGACGCTGCGGGAGGTGATTCCGATGACAACTTGCAGAGCCCGCTACTCGCACGGCAAACAACGAGCATGGAGAAGGATATGGTCCCACCATCGCAAGCAGCTCATGGGAGTGTATTAAGCATGAGACGCCACAACAGTCTCATGCAAGGGAATGCTGGGGAGGCAGTTAGCAGTACAGGTATTGGTGGTGGGTGGCAGCTGGCATGGAAATGGTCTGAGAGAGAAGGGGAAGATGggaagaaggaaggagggtttaagAGAATTTATTTGCACCAGGAGGGTGTCCCTGGGTCCCGCCGTGGGTCTATCGTTTCGCTTCCTGGGGGTGATGTCCCTGTAGAGGGTGAGTTCATCCAGGCTGCTGCTTTGGTGAGCCAGCCTACACTATACTCCAAGGAGCTCAAGGAGCAACATCCAGTCGGACCCGCTATGGTCCACCCATTTGAAACCGTCAAAGGGCCAAGTTGGGCCAGTCTTTTGGAACCAGGAGTGAAGCATGCATTGATCGTTGGGATTGGGATTCAAATTCTTGAGCAGGTAGGAAATAGGTCATGTTAA
- the LOC131255553 gene encoding uncharacterized protein LOC131255553 produces MTWHSQPKEYSGVMRHPSDSSSWMVINNKWPSFAEEFRNVRLGLATDGFNPFGHLSSAYSCWPVIIVPYNLPPSMCMKREFSMLTVLIPGPKGPSKDIDVYLQPLIDELKNLWLNGVTTYDSHLKTIFNLKAILMWGIHDFPAYGSLSACVTHAQYACPVCAEGTVAERLKSGKKYSYQGHRRFLPINHVFRTQKVAFNNKVEEGRPSHRLNGSEVEAKVIGIQMDIGKSKGKKRKSYGDDSTGNITAWYKRSILFDLPYWKELPVQHNLDVMHVVKNVGDHLLSTILEVKDKTKDDISAREDLKKMNIMKDLWLKEADGKTIKPKAPFTLSRKEKELFCQTLHDLKVPTGYSSRFKHLVNLQTLEIKGLKSHDYHVIMCQLLLVLLQHAFSEHKTLRTAIQHICYFFNVLCSKTISADNIIAVKQRVVVVMCVLEKFFPPSFFVIRVHLMVHLADEALACGPVRFRWMYPFERLMKIYKGYVKNTAHPEGCIAERYIVEESILYCMEYMPNSERGSHKRTRQRFLDEDRVCDKEPLDNGKNIYLTNIQHQQVRRWVLHCYDGIYEWKRKYEIYLRPTTSKGQRRKGSVSKNNEHDFINWLRKEVSYDMSIVEENMSTSQAHASKNAGTSSSSKNKPVISLNAFGLPVGEHSHRLTTRSGELVRTHVSIAIKDWRAVPMSKKEELWKLLQDEFVIPQSYKEKCFKSMFDMFRKYKCKLRMKYLDPHSNLDSKLNNHPPRVRPEDWEMFIEHNSNPRIVEQRKKNAENRKNLKIYHTSGRHGHARIEEEMQCQKKDGDTLISRTEVWIKTHTRKDGSVHSNAASHVKKVKELLASEGSNSHDILNDPLTQVFGPDTRGRVRGVGTIVSQSQIRGSAAALEKISSYK; encoded by the exons ATGACTTGGCATTCTCAACCGAAAGAATATAGTGGTGTTATGCGGCATCCTTCTGATTCATCAAGTTGGATGGTAATAAATAACAAGTGGCCAAGTTTTGCTGAAGAATTCCGTAATGTGCGTTTAGGGCTTGCGACTGATGGATTTAACCCATTTGGACATCTTAGTAGTGCCTACAGTTGTTGGCCTGTCATTATAGTGCCATATAATCTACCCCCTTCGATGtgtatgaaaagagaattttcaatGTTAACGGTATTAATACCAGGTCCAAAAGGACCAAGTAAGGACATTGATGTCTACCTACAACCGTTGATTGACGAGTTGAAGAATTTATGGCTTAATGGAGTGACAACATATGATTCTCATTTAAAgacaatttttaatttaaaagccATTTTAATGTGGGGAATTCATGATTTTCCTGCATATGGGAGTTTATCAGCATGTGTTACACATGCACAATATGCTTGCCCTGTTTGTGCCGAGGGAACCGTCGCTGAACGACTTAAGAGTGGCAAGAAGTACTCTTATCAGGGCCATCGAAGATTTCTTCCTATTAATCATGTTTTTAGGACTCAAAAAGTGGCATTCAATAATAAAGTGGAAGAAGGAAGACCTTCTCATCGATTAAATGGTTCAGAGGTTGAAGCAAAGGTAATCGGTATTCAGATGGATATCGGTAAATCGAAGGGGAAGAAACGAAAAAGTTACGGTGATGATTCGACTGGGAATATAACTGCTTGGTACAAAAGATCGATCCTATTCGACTTGCCATATTGGAAG GAGTTACCAGTTCAGCATAACTTGGATGTAATGCATGTTGTAAAGAATGTTGGTGATCATCTTCTGTCGACGATTCTAGAAGTCAAAGATAAAACTAAGGATGATATAAGTGCACGCgaagatttgaaaaaaatgaacaTAATGAAAGACTTATGGCTGAAAGAAGCGGATGGCAAAACTATTAAACCAAAGGCACCATTTACTTTAAGTCGCAAGGAGAAAGAATTGTTCTGCCAAACATTGCATGACTTGAAGGTTCCAACAGGGTATAGTTCCAGATTTAAACATCTTGTGAACTTACAAACTCTTGAGATAAAGGGACTaaagtcacatgattatcacgTCATTATGTGTCAATTACTACTTGTGTTGCTACAACATGCTTTCTCAGAGCATAAGACGTTGCGAACTGCTATTCAGCACATCTGTTACTTCTTTAATGTCCTGTGCTCGAAGACAATTAGTGCAGATAACATCATTGCCGTCAAACAACGTGTTGTTGTGGTAATGTGTGTTTTGGAGAAGTTTTTTCCTCCTTCATTCTTTGTTATTAGGGTTCACCTTATGGTACATCTAGCTGATGAAGCATTAGCTTGCGGTCCAGTTAGATTTcggtggatgtatccttttgaacG GTTAATGAAGATTTATAAAGGATACGTAAAGAATACAGCACATCCTGAAGGGTGTATTGCAGAGCGTTATATTGTAGAAGAATCTATTTTATATTGTATGGAGTACATGCCAAACAGTGAGAGAGGAAGTCACAAACGTACGCGTCAAAGGTTCCTGGACGAGGATAGGGTGTGTGATAAAGAGCCTTTGGATAATGGCAAGAATATATACCTAACTAACATACAACATCAACAAGTACGCAGATGGGTTCTACACTGCTACGATGGAATTTATGAATGGAAAAG GAAGTATGAAATATATTTAAGACCGACCACATCAAAGGGGCAAAGAAGAAAGGGCAGTGTGTCGAAGAACAATGAACATGATTTCATCAATTGGTTACGAAAGGAG GTGAGCTACGACATGTCAATAGTCGAGGAGAACATGTCAACTTCACAAGCACATGCATCAAAAAATGCAG GAACTTCATCGTCGTCAAAAAATAAGCCTGTAATCAGCTTAAATGCATTTGGACTACCTGTGGGTGAACACTCACATAGGTTGACTACAAGAAGTGGAGAGTTGGTTCGCACCCATGTCTCTATTGCCATCAAGGATTGGCGTGCAGTGCCAATGAGTAAGAAAGAAGAACTTTGGAAGCTCTTGCAG GACGAGTTTGTTATTCCTCAGTCTTACAAGGAGAAATGCTTTAAAAGCATGTTCGATATGTTCAGGAAGTACAAGTGTAAATTGAGGATGAAGTACCTTGATCCTCATTCAAATCTTGATTCCAAATTAAACAACCATCCACCAAGAGTTAGGCCTGAAGATTGGGAAATGTTCATTGAACATAATTCGAATCCCAGAATTGtagaacaaaggaaaaaaaatgccGAGAAtaggaaaaatttaaaaatttaccaTACGAGTGGCAGGCATGGCCACGCGAGAATCGAGGAAGAAATG CAATGCCAAAAGAAAGATGGAGACACCCTAATTAGTAGGACTGAAGTATGGATTAAAACCCATACAAGAAAGGATGGTTCTGTTCACAGTAATGCGGCTTCACATGTG AAAAAAGTCAAAGAGTTACTTGCTAGCGAAGGAAGTAATTCCCACGACATCCTCAACGATCCATTGACTCAAGTGTTTGGTCCTGATACAAGGGGTCGTGTTCGAGGTGTTGGGACCATCGTTTCCCAATCACAAATCAGGGGGTCCGCTGCAGCTCTTGAAAAGATCTCTTCGTATAAATGA